TATAGATGAGATAACTGATATTTTTTCATTCGCAAAACAGAAACACAGGACAGATGAAAAATACCAATTTGGTTTTGTAAAAGTGGAAGCAGTTGAAATTGCCGATAAAGAAGAAAAATATGAAATCATCAGGGAAAAGCTTTTAACCCTTATTGAAAAGTTAAATCCACAGGACGGCATACGCCTTAAAGATATCGCGATTATATGCCGTGAGAATGAAGAGGTGGAACTTGTGAGCAGCTGGCTGATTGATAAAAAAATCCCTGTCGAATCCGAAAAAACATTAAACATAAAAAATAATCCTTTTATAAAGGAACTAATTTCCTTCCTTAAATTTCTGAACTCGCCGGTAGATAATCTTTCTTTTGCATCATTTATAATAGGGGATGTTTTTTTAAAAGCATCAGGCCTTAAAAGAGAAATTATTGAAGATTATCTTTTCGGGCTGAGGGAAAAATATTCCATGGAAGCGGGTTTTTATATTTATCGTGAATTTCAGAATACTTATCATGATATCTGGAATGATTATATTGATAATTTTTTTAAAACCGCAGGTTTTACTGAATTATATGAGTTTATAATTGATATTTATAAAAAATTTAATGTGTTTAAAAATTTTCCCGGCCAGCAGGCGTTTTTTATGCACTTCTTTCAAATGATAAAAGAGAACGAAAAGGAACATAATGGAATAACGAATTTCCTTGAATATTTTGAAGAAGTAAACAATAAAAATATTTTTATTAACGCAAAGGATATAAATGCCATAAAGGTTTTAACAATTCATAAATCCAAGGGCCTTGGATTTGGAAGTGTGATAATCCCTTTTCTTGAATTTGATAAAAATTCATTCAAATCGAGCAAAAACCAGAATATAAATTTCATTGACAAGGATTCTGAAAATCTTTCACTTGTCCGACGTGACAAAAAATATGCCCAATTGTCAGAACATATCGCTTCTATGTACAAAGAAGAATACAAAAAATCGTTTATTGATGAGCTCAATACGCTATATGTCTCCCTGACGCGGGCAAAAAACGAACTTTATATTTTTATCCCTTTTTCTCTTAAAAAAACTGCTGACGAAAATGGTGAATTAAAAACAGGAAATATCGCTAAATATCTTATCCCCGAAAATATTTACGAATGGGGAACCGCGCATAAATATTTGACGGAACCGGATGATAAAACATCATCCATAACTTTATCTTTGCCTGAATATAAAGAATGGATGCTGTTTCTCAAAGAAGAATTTCATGACGTTAATTCAATAAAAAACAGGAGCCAGATATTAAAAGGCAAAATTCTGCATGAAATCTTAAGCTCAATAGAAAATATGGCTGAAGAAAGTCAGAAAGGTGCGGTTGAAAAAGGCATTTCAAAAGCACAGGTATTATTCCCGGATGTTTCTGCTTTTTCTGAATTCAAATCGATAATAAACAAACTTTTGGATAAACCAGAATTAAAAAAGTTTTTCTATGTCTCTGACGGGAAGGTATATCTTGAGAAAAATGTTGTCGACTATTTCGGAAACACAAAACGGATTGACCGCCTGGTTATAAAAGAAAATGAGGTATGGATTGTTGAATATAAAACAACCGGTGAATCTACTGCAGATTATAAAGAGCAGGTTAAAAATTATATGGATTTAATTAAAGAACTATTCCCGTCAAAAACAATCAAAGGATTCGTAATATTCCTGGAAGAGGCCAAAGCGGAAGAAATATGAATTTGATTTTTTATTACTTTTCGCTGTGCAAAATCCCGCCTGTGGCGAAATTTTCTTTTTCCATCTCTTCAATAACAATCCATACCGCATCAGGTTTTACTCCGATTGAAGAAATAATAGCATCAGTTACTGCTTTACTCATTTTCTTTTTTTGTTCAAGCGACCGGCCTTTTAAGATTTGAATGTTAACTATCGGCATATTTATACTCCTTTAAATATAAACATACAGGAATTTCAGGATTATTTCAAGTGGATTTAATAGGAATTTTTTTCAAGCATTTTATGCTTGACTTATTTAATAAATGAATTATAATTATGACTTATTTATTAAATAGTTAGTAAAAAATGGAGGGATATGCAATGAGAAAGCCTGTATTATCTTCTTTGATTCTGCTCATAATCTGCTTAATTTCTAATTATAGTGTGTTAGCGCTTACCTTAACACCTTCACCCTATGATATGAAGATAAATTCACTCACTTCAACCGTTAACTATGATTCATCCGGCATTAAAAATATAACATTTAGCGGAAACGTGTCAGGCTCTGGAGGACCTGTAAACACAATCAGCTTCTGGTCCGCAGATTCCTATAGTTTTTCTATGACACATCCTTTATCACACACTTCTACCCCGGGAAGTGAATTTTTTGAAGTGAGGCTGGATGCTTCAGGCAATTTTAATTTTGTTGCGGACGATTTTGGATTTGCAGGCCTGTCATTTGATACATACAGTTCAACATGGTCCAATTTAACTGAATATTCCTATTATAGTCTGAGTGACATAGATTTATCTAAAGGTTTTTTTATCGGTTTTGATGAATCTTACACAGAATTTCCAAATCACTATACTGAATTTCCATATTATTTTACATTAGCTGACAGCAATTGCTATGTGCATGATTTTGGCATGTGGCCGGCCGAGTTTAGCCCTGCCTCTACAGATTATCCTACTTTTGAATATAATAAGACTTATGGCGGCCAATTTGCTGCTGTGCCGGAACCAACTGCATTTATGCTACTGGGTTCACTCTTATTTGGAATTAAGTTGGGCAGAAAAAAGATAAAAAACTAAATTTTAATGTAAATTTATTGGCCATTAATAACTATTATAATTATGCTAAAATTATGTAGTTAACCAATATTTATATTAAAATACCATGCAAAAAATAATCACATATAATTTCAGTGAAGATTTTATATCAAATTTTGCTGATTATCTTGTAACGAACTTCATCAGGAAAAACAGTGATTTAAGCCGGGTATCAATTATCTTCGGCGGGAAACGGCCGTCTTTATTTTTAAAACGCGAGCTTGCAAAAAGGAATAAACGAAGTTTCTTTCCCCCTCAGTTTTTTTCAATTGACCAGTTTGTAAATTATATTGTATCAAAAAACGGGCACTTTCATATACCACACGATTTAGAGTCATATTATATAATCTATAATGTAGCCAAAAAAATTTCTCCGGAGCTTTTACTAAAACACGCCGGATTTTCTGATTTTTTGCCGACAGCGCAAGAGATTGCCGGATTTATTGATGAACTGGACATTGAAAATATTTCTGCTGAAAACCTCAAACCTGTTGAGACCCTTTCAGAAATAGGTTATGAAATACCCCCGAATATTAATAAATTACTTACAGGTATTATCAAATTAAGAAATTCATACCATAATGAACTTAGAAACCGGAATTTTATTTCCCGCGGGCTTATGTATATGGATGCGGCAAAAATTATTAGAGAAACAAAATTCCCTGAATTTGATAAAATTCTTTTTTGTAATTTTTACTATCTTCATAACACTGA
Above is a window of bacterium DNA encoding:
- a CDS encoding UvrD-helicase domain-containing protein — translated: MKNLFESNPESPRVYVVEASAGSGKTYALARHYLNLLFRDGSHPKDIENILAITFTNKAAAEMKERILEALRKIAFDKFSGPEEKKSILENIPDIKNIQIKAQELMDYIIANYSFFQIQTIDSFINKILTSCAFRLDISPNFEIKDDHSRLLLYSLDECIDDANHNKFTREIFNNFLHQYLYLENKVGWMPKKDILNLINSMYSQKNIYGKNFRKFDLKGENILISKRSLLKLYRALNEKMTPDINGTFRNFLAKFVENNEDNFDFADITKKTFLRDELPALKNKTIPDELNKLWKEIRCKSSILSEKESASFFNCYIDIFNMVYEIFRKNARKDDLLFLGELNEQAHSLIRKNEIDVPELYLRLSTRIRHFLIDEFQDTSVLQWRNLDPMIEEILSTGGSFFYVGDKKQAIFRFRGGESALFDNIKTNYREYVKQNFLDTNYRSQKAIIEFINKVFAEGNLRNFINYQQSENDTLRNFSENDIDEITDIFSFAKQKHRTDEKYQFGFVKVEAVEIADKEEKYEIIREKLLTLIEKLNPQDGIRLKDIAIICRENEEVELVSSWLIDKKIPVESEKTLNIKNNPFIKELISFLKFLNSPVDNLSFASFIIGDVFLKASGLKREIIEDYLFGLREKYSMEAGFYIYREFQNTYHDIWNDYIDNFFKTAGFTELYEFIIDIYKKFNVFKNFPGQQAFFMHFFQMIKENEKEHNGITNFLEYFEEVNNKNIFINAKDINAIKVLTIHKSKGLGFGSVIIPFLEFDKNSFKSSKNQNINFIDKDSENLSLVRRDKKYAQLSEHIASMYKEEYKKSFIDELNTLYVSLTRAKNELYIFIPFSLKKTADENGELKTGNIAKYLIPENIYEWGTAHKYLTEPDDKTSSITLSLPEYKEWMLFLKEEFHDVNSIKNRSQILKGKILHEILSSIENMAEESQKGAVEKGISKAQVLFPDVSAFSEFKSIINKLLDKPELKKFFYVSDGKVYLEKNVVDYFGNTKRIDRLVIKENEVWIVEYKTTGESTADYKEQVKNYMDLIKELFPSKTIKGFVIFLEEAKAEEI
- a CDS encoding 2-hydroxymuconate tautomerase; translation: MPIVNIQILKGRSLEQKKKMSKAVTDAIISSIGVKPDAVWIVIEEMEKENFATGGILHSEK
- a CDS encoding PEP-CTERM sorting domain-containing protein, which gives rise to MRKPVLSSLILLIICLISNYSVLALTLTPSPYDMKINSLTSTVNYDSSGIKNITFSGNVSGSGGPVNTISFWSADSYSFSMTHPLSHTSTPGSEFFEVRLDASGNFNFVADDFGFAGLSFDTYSSTWSNLTEYSYYSLSDIDLSKGFFIGFDESYTEFPNHYTEFPYYFTLADSNCYVHDFGMWPAEFSPASTDYPTFEYNKTYGGQFAAVPEPTAFMLLGSLLFGIKLGRKKIKN